A section of the Pochonia chlamydosporia 170 chromosome 2, whole genome shotgun sequence genome encodes:
- a CDS encoding C2H2 finger domain-containing protein (similar to Cordyceps militaris CM01 XP_006673821.1) — protein sequence MAFPPQYREPPPSLPSILSSGPGRYNLHHDMQFTSSPAISIRGIDSKDDVPPPLPPPRHLPFSEGAPQMEELKQDLRDYGRSGSSIQSGYGSMHSNSYIDERPSYKRRDTGSSINGDEGYASYNATERFVAATSPTHDLVERDGYNGNFDTDFTTSSRDSRPAEFLHRSKFHFQTAADWHGDSMKKMLDPIRTFDRPPRSVASSALSEQVRRQPDPRAPTLSMPVQLPIHTRSPLDSPGRMTDTPIFSAGSPRSAPFRHFPGEHRILKDGLEYERSPRGRSRRNNSDDASSTHGGYDFTGAEDMEIDEASSPKRLHPDEAYATTGHKRRAASPPAGDHLVHGTPSDVRRRDLGSRGSPTPRLTVMPQTSSLSSLSSAAVSRSNSYISTMSMAPSSATTTTSFSRRSPGAASPGGVSPTSCNSPYTTPASLNHSPRNSISGRGSTHGRTVSATSPRKLADIQKPAGSKVQRVFMCECCPKKPKKFETPEELSAHEAEKQYECSFCGNRFKNKNEAERHQNSLHVRRHSWSCSALSSYDRAFHDSPNRPGEADTCGYCGEEFPRSGRGPGNGSLTGGITPKIATEQDWDERIRHLQESHKFRECNSSKKFYRADHFRQHLKHSHAGTSGKWTNMLENACMMDEDPTPR from the exons ATGGCTTTCCCACCACAATACCGGGAGCCACCTCCCAGCTTGCCGAGTATCTTGTCCTCCGGCCCTGGGCGTTACAACCTCCACCACGACATGCAATTCACAAGTAGTCCTGCAATTTCTATACGTGGCATCGACTCGAAAGACGACGTCCCTCCTCCTTTGCCTCCGCCTCGCCATCTCCCATTCTCGGAGGGCGCACCACAAATGGAAGAATTGAAACAAGACCTGCGAGACTACGGCCGTTCTGGTTCCTCCATACAAAGCGGCTACGGCAGCATGCACTCCAACTCGTATATTGACGAGAGACCAAGTTATAAAAGAAGAGACACGGGAAGCAGCATCAATGGCGATGAGGGCTACGCAAGCTACAATGCGACTGAAAGGTTTGTAGCTGCCACGAGCCCTACGCATGACTTGGTCGAAAGAGACGGTTACAATGGCAACTTTGACACTGACTTCACCACCAGTTCCCGGGACTCTCGACCTGCAGAATTCTTGCACCGCAGCAAGTTTCACTTTCAGACCGCGGCTGACTGGCATGGTGACAGCATGAAGAAGATGTTGGACCCAATCCGCACGTTTGACCGGCCACCACGTTCTGTGGCATCATCGGCATTGAGCGAGCAAGTACGACGACAACCTGACCCTCGAGCCCCTACTCTGAGCATGCCTGTCCAACTCCCCATTCACACCAGATCGCCTCTTGATTCGCCTGGCAGAATGACGGACACTCCCATCTTCTCTGCTGGTTCTCCTCGATCTGCCCCGTTTCGACACTTCCCTGGAGAACACCGTATCCTCAAGGATGGACTAGAGTACGAACGCTCACCAAGAGGGCGGTCACGGCGGAACAATAGCGACGATGCGTCGTCCACCCATGGTGGCTATGATTTCACTGGCGCAGAGGACATGGAGATTGATGAAGCTTCGTCACCCAAGAGGCTGCACCCGGACGAAGCTTACGCAACCACTGGTCATAAGCGAAGAGCAGCTAGTCCTCCAGCGGGGGACCACTTGGTTCACGGCACTCCCAGTGATGTTCGCCGACGAGACCTTGGGTCACGCGGTTCTCCAACACCTCGACTCACTGTCATGCCACAGACCTCGTCTTTATCGTCCTTGTCATCTGCGGCTGTTTCCCGATCTAACTCGTACATTtccaccatgtccatggcCCCGTCTAGTGCCACAACGACCACCTCATTTAGCCGTCGGTCCCCCGGTGCTGCCTCGCCAGGAGGCGTCTCACCTACGTCTTGCAACTCGCCTTACACAACTCCTGCTTCATTGAACCACAGTCCACGAAACTCAATATCCGGCCGGGGAAGTACGCATGGGCGCACTGTCTCTGCCACAAGCCCCAGAAAATTGGCGGATATTCAGAAACCTGCTGGCTCCAAGGTTCAGCGAGTTTTCATGTGTGAATGTTGTCCCAAGAAGCCGAAGAAATTCGAGACTCCCGAAGAGCTCAG TGCTCATGAAGCCGAGAAGCAGTATGAGTGTTCATTCTGCGGCAACCGTTTCAAAAACAAGAATGAAGCCGAGCGACACCAGAACTCACTTCACGTTCGTCGCCATTCATGGTCATGTTCAGCCCTCTCCTCATATGACCGGGCATTCCACGATTCGCCAAATCGGCCAGGAGAAGCAGATACGTGCGGATACTGCGGCGAGGAGTTTCCCCGATCAGGAAGAGGCCCTGGAAATGGATCTTTGACAGGAGGCATAACGCCAAAGATTGCTACCGAGCAAGACTGGGATGAACGAATTCGTCACCTTCAAGAATCCCACAAGTTCAGAGAATGCAACTCTTCCAAGAAATTTTATCGGGCAGATCATTTTCGGCAACACTTGAAGCACAGTCATGCTGGAACTAGCGGTAAATGGACAAACATGCTTGAAAATGCCTgcatgatggatgaagatCCTACGCCGCGATGA